Within the Desulfovibrio sp. genome, the region CCCTGCCTTTGACCCCGCCCGACGGCTCTGTGGAGGTATAGTGATGGCCTTGCGTATACTTCTGGCTGACGATGAAAAAGATTTTGTCGAAACCCTGGCAGAAAGGCTTGAACTGCGTGGGCACACCGTGCGCGTGGTTTTTGACGGCCTTGCGGCCCTCAGCGCCGTGGCTGAAGAAATGCCCGACGTGGTGGTGCTTGATTTGCTCATGCCGGGCCTGCCCGGCGACGAGGCTTTGCACCGCCTCAAGGCGGCACAGCCCGATCTGCCAGTGATTCTGCTTACAGGGCACGAGGTTGTGGACGACACGGG harbors:
- a CDS encoding response regulator, encoding MALRILLADDEKDFVETLAERLELRGHTVRVVFDGLAALSAVAEEMPDVVVLDLLMPGLPGDEALHRLKAAQPDLPVILLTGHEVVDDTGLSPVCQAYACLTKPLSFNVFLETLEAAVRECRETASREGGRA